Below is a window of Rhodopseudomonas sp. P2A-2r DNA.
TGTTGTCTTGTAACCGACGGTGGAGGAGTTGGCGATGTTGTCGGAGATCATGGCGATCGCCGAACTCTGCGCACTCAATGCGGAGATCGCTGAAGATAGTGCCCCTGAGAGACTCATGACTTTACTCCAAATCGGTTCAGGATGTGACGCCGATGACGCTGCTGGTGGCGAGGGAGGTTTTTCCGACCAGCAGCATCGCGGTGCCGCTCGAACTATCGACGCCGGTTACCTTGCCGGTGACTGTGGTGTAGCCAGAGACCGCGGCGCCGCTGGAATCGGTGGCGCTCACCGTCAGCGTGTACTGGCCGCCATCCGCGAGTTGCATTCCGTCGGTCTTGGTGCCGTCCCACGTGAAGCTGTTGCTGCCGGCGGTGGTGGTGCCGCTGCCGGTCCACACCGCGTTGCCGGAGGAATCGTTGACCGTGAGGGTGACGGCGGAGGCGGCGGAATCCAGCGAGTAGCCGTAGGCGATCGAGCTGTTCTCGAGCGTTGCCGTCGCGGCTTTCGCGGTCACCGTCTGGCCGATGTAGTTCGACGAGTTCAGCGTCAGCAGGCTGTTGAACGAGGTCAGCAGCGAGCTGAGATTGCTGTTGAGCGTCTTCTGCTGATCGAAGCTGGCGTAGGACGTCAGCTGGGTGGTGAAATCGGTGGTGCTGGTGGGATCCAGCGGGTTCTGGTTCTGCAGCTCGGAGACCAGCAGGTTGAGGAAATCGCCTGAACTCAACGTCGAACTCGCGGCGGCCGCGGTTGTTGTCGTGGTTGCCGTCGATGTCGCGGTGGCTGCGGTGGTGGTGATGCTCATGGCGCGCTCCGGCGGTTTCCGAAACGCGTTGCGCTTCGAAAGTGCTGCGGTGAATTGGGGGTCTTGAATTCCGCTCTTTAGTGAAACGGAGGCTCCAGGCGATTCAGGCGCAAATTTTTGTCGCCTGAAAT
It encodes the following:
- a CDS encoding flagellar hook assembly protein FlgD, translated to MSITTTAATATSTATTTTTAAAASSTLSSGDFLNLLVSELQNQNPLDPTSTTDFTTQLTSYASFDQQKTLNSNLSSLLTSFNSLLTLNSSNYIGQTVTAKAATATLENSSIAYGYSLDSAASAVTLTVNDSSGNAVWTGSGTTTAGSNSFTWDGTKTDGMQLADGGQYTLTVSATDSSGAAVSGYTTVTGKVTGVDSSSGTAMLLVGKTSLATSSVIGVTS